A DNA window from Hevea brasiliensis isolate MT/VB/25A 57/8 chromosome 2, ASM3005281v1, whole genome shotgun sequence contains the following coding sequences:
- the LOC110661481 gene encoding probable WRKY transcription factor 69: protein MDGSPSSPELDSKVSELKSETQASKRRKLVEKTVVTVRIGENAGKVKHEGPPSDFWSWRKYGQKPIKGSPYPRGYYRCSTSKGCSAKKQVERCRTDASLLIITYTSTHNHPGPDIHSTNLNQQLNESQAPSTDEDRPTTPKQEQQEEENHNQPTVSISPKDDNEGHNFHYLQSPINCSQDIMISQEDPFTENPAEKTDDTLDILLDEEPISCPRMMTLATPKSEENDFFDELEELPTYSGFTSFMRSNFYDERIPVVPS from the exons ATGGATGGTTCTCCCTCTTCTCCAGAACTTGACTCTAAAGTTTCAGAGCTCAAATCAGAAACTCAGGCCTCCAAAAGAAG GAAGCTGGTTGAGAAGACTGTTGTTACAGTGAGGATTGGAGAAAATGCTGGGAAAGTAAAGCATGAAGGGCCACCTTCTGATTTTTGGTCTTGGAGGAAATATGGGCAAAAACCGATCAAGGGATCTCCCTATCCAAG GGGCTATTACAGGTGCAGCACATCAAAGGGCTGTTCAGCCAAAAAACAAGTGGAGAGATGCAGAACAGATGCTTCTTTACTGATAATTACGTACACCTCGACCCACAACCACCCAGGTCCTGATATCCATAGTACCAACCTCAACCAACAACTAAACGAATCCCAAGCCCCATCCACAGATGAAGATCGTCCTACAACTCCAAAACAAGAACAACAGGAAGAGGAGAATCATAATCAACCCACTGTTTCAATCAGTCCAAAAGATGACAATGAAGGCCACAATTTTCACTACTTACAATCCCCAATAAACTGTTCTCAAGATATCATGATTAGCCAAGAAGATCCGTTCACTGAGAACCCTGCAGAAAAAACTGATGACACACTGGATATTCTCTTGGATGAAGAGCCCATCTCTTGCCCTAGAATGATGACACTTGCAACACCCAAATCAGAAGAAAATGACTTCTTTGATGAGCTAGAAGAGCTACCCACATACTCTGGTTTCACTAGCTTCATGCGGAGCAATTTTTACGATGAAAGGATTCCTGTTGTCCCTTCTTGA